CATCTGTTGTCCATTGCTGATTCTTATAGAATGTATGTCCCAGTATCAGCCGTTACTGAATTCTAAATGGGAGTAATAGACAGACCCACTCATCATTTTGACATTTTAAGCACAAGAAATAGACAACGCTGAAATGTTGGTTACATTTAGTTAACAACATGGAGATACAAGTGATCATTATTCACATCAAGGGAAAAAAAGTGTATTATTGTCTATGATATACCTTCCAATGAGGCCAGAAGAGTTACCACTACCAGCAGACAGATACTCTTTAACTCATAAAAGTCTCTCTCTCAACAAGTCACCAGTTCATCTGTTTAGTAGGCAcaatgttttgattcaaaattcATAAAGTTAATGAATTATGAAGGGgaaaatgtttataaaaaaatttaaaaaaaaatcctacaagagcaaaaagtatgaaatatatCATCTCATTTCATTGACATAAGTAGCAAAGCCAGAAAGAGTAAATGTGTTAGAAGTCCAAAAGGTTACATACATCTCTGACACTTTTTCCTGCACAGAAGAGCTAGCTAGTACAAGCAACATTAGCAAGTTTATCTACATACTCAGTTGAGTATACCGTCATGCCGAATCATCTTCTCCTTTCAACTGTTGAATTGCATTGAACAACTTCCTTCGAGGACCAACAGCAAATACACCCATCTCTTTGAGATCTTCAAGAGTAAGTAGTGGCAAAGCTTCTTCGTCAACCTCATGTATTTCAAAAACAGTAGCATACTTGCCAAACCCGAGCTCCTCCAACCATCTTTTAACACCATTTACATCACTACCTCCAGATCCCATATCATCCCACACACCGCCAGATTTAGGAAATGAGTTGTTGTCTTCATAACAAGCATCCTCCTTCCAAGGATCATTGAGATTGCCTTGCTGCCGTGCATCATAAGTGGGCTCATACATATCGTATTCACAGGCCTCTTTGCTTGTAGCTGGTGTTTCTTGATCCGACAAGTCCTTAAAACCATTATCAGGGAAATCATCCTCCCACACATTTGACGTGAACCCAATGAAATCTTTCCCACCACTCTCTCTCCCATCTTCACTACTGAATTCAGGACTAAGTTTAGAACTCCAAGTGCCACCAAAAACCGAAATGTTGTTTCTTGCATCCCGGCCTCGTCGTTTCATTACCCTACACTTCCGGGTAATATTACTGAAATCCAGTCCAGACTTGGTCATACCAAGCTCCTCTGAAATTGCAAATTCAGAAGCCATGTTTGATGAGTTTGGATTCTTGTTCTCCCTATTCTGTTGCAAATCAGCTGAAGTCCTTGGAGAGATACCAGGTTCTGAAGCAGTGAACTTTGAGAATCCACATatgaaattgttttcaaattctTGAGGGTTCACAAAATCATGTCTCCATCTCTTATGCCCCAATTTTCCCTCAGTTTTTTGAGGAAACCTACATGCAAAAGCTGCAGAAACATCACCTATTTCCCCTAACCTAACATTTGGGCGCCTTTGTCTCTTTGAACTCATGCTTAGAACCAACATCATATACAACACCCTAGAATTCAAAATCTGAACAAAGCCCtagaaacacaaacccaaacccaaaaattaaaatttctgtCTCTAAAAGAACTAATTTAACACAAtagcacaaacccaaaaattaaaatttgtctCCAAAACAACAATTTGACACAATAATACAAACCACTATAGAAAACCCAGATACAAAAATTCCTAAAAGCAACTGTAAATGTTCACAAAACTAAATACTTGTTGGAGCTCTCAGCaacactaaaaataaaagattacaaTTACAAGCAAAAGTCACATTCAAGAACTGAAAGTAAAAATCCTAGTACCACCCAAAACAAAGcaagaaaatttaaagaaatagaaCCTTGTGAGACAGCAGCAGTTCTAGCCAAGTTTGAATTTTTGCATGTTACCCAAATTAGAAATTTAAGAATGTCTGATAGATGGTGGGATTTTTCAAACTAGAAATAATGGGCAAAATACAGTTAAGTTAAGGATGTTGTGCACTTGtgtggtttgtttttttttagaggtaAAACTGAAAACAGAGGAAAGGAATGAAGGTTTCAAAAGTCTACACAATGGTTTTTCTGTGTGTGCCAGATGGATTGGATTAGAGAAGAAGTATATAAAGTCATATAGGCATAGACTGGGACACTTTTAAATGTTGGGGGGTCCAATGGAATTACCTGGAAAGTTTGAAAGTTATCCTTAATAGAagcttcaaattaaaaaaaagtcgTTGAGGAAAGTTCTGTG
The Quercus lobata isolate SW786 chromosome 10, ValleyOak3.0 Primary Assembly, whole genome shotgun sequence DNA segment above includes these coding regions:
- the LOC115963773 gene encoding uncharacterized protein LOC115963773, which encodes MMLVLSMSSKRQRRPNVRLGEIGDVSAAFACRFPQKTEGKLGHKRWRHDFVNPQEFENNFICGFSKFTASEPGISPRTSADLQQNRENKNPNSSNMASEFAISEELGMTKSGLDFSNITRKCRVMKRRGRDARNNISVFGGTWSSKLSPEFSSEDGRESGGKDFIGFTSNVWEDDFPDNGFKDLSDQETPATSKEACEYDMYEPTYDARQQGNLNDPWKEDACYEDNNSFPKSGGVWDDMGSGGSDVNGVKRWLEELGFGKYATVFEIHEVDEEALPLLTLEDLKEMGVFAVGPRRKLFNAIQQLKGEDDSA